Proteins found in one Schistocerca serialis cubense isolate TAMUIC-IGC-003099 chromosome 5, iqSchSeri2.2, whole genome shotgun sequence genomic segment:
- the LOC126482365 gene encoding uncharacterized protein LOC126482365 isoform X5 — MAKLLMVIATVAWFATTSNAQFGGGKRPLDPGFSKPVKDPNYDRPASVGDPGFTRPVKDPEHNRPANIGDPGFTRPVKDPNYDRPASVGDPGFTRPVKDPASIGDPGFTRPVKDPASIGDPGFTRPVKDPEYNRPASVGDPGFTRPIKDPEYNRPASVGDPGFTRPGNVNSGLLRPIGQ; from the coding sequence ATGGTTATAGCTACGGTGGCATGGTTTGCCACCACCTCAAACGCACAGTTTGGAGGAGGTAAACGACCTCTAGACCCCGGATTTAGCAAGCCTGTCAAAGATCCAAACTATGACAgaccagccagtgtaggagatccagGTTTCACCAGGCCTGTCAAGGACCCAGAACACAACAGACCAGCCAATATTGGGGACCCAGGTTTCACCAGGCCTGTTAAAGATCCAAACTATGACAgaccagccagtgtaggagatccagGCTTCACCAGGCCTGTCAAGGACCCAGCCAGTATTGGGGACCCAGGTTTCACCAGGCCTGTCAAGGACCCAGCCAGCATTGGGGACCCAGGTTTCACCAGGCCTGTCAAGGATCCAGAATACAACAGACCAGCCAGTGTAGGGGACCCAGGCTTCACGAGGCCAATCAAGGACCCAGAATACAACAGaccagccagtgtaggagacccAGGCTTCACCAGACCTGGAAATGTAAACTCTGGACTCTTGCGACCAATTGGTCAATGA